In Prunus dulcis chromosome 1, ALMONDv2, whole genome shotgun sequence, the following are encoded in one genomic region:
- the LOC117625588 gene encoding glutamine synthetase leaf isozyme, chloroplastic gives MAQILAPTSQWQMRITKSSTTASPMTAKVWSSLLLKQNKRGPTKSSAKFRVLAVKSEGYTINRLEGLLNLDLTPFTDRIIAEYIWIGGSGVDVRSKSRTISKPVEHPSELPKWNYDGSSTGQAPGEDSEVILYPQAIFKDPFRGGNNILVICDAYTPQGEPIPTNKRARAAEIFANQKVIDEVPWYGIEQEYTLLQTDVKWPLGWPVGGYPGPQGPYYCGAGADKSFGRDISDAHYKACLYAGINISGTNGEVMPGQWEYQVGPSVGIEAGDHIWASRYILERITEQAGVVLTLDPKPIEGDWNGAGCHTNYSTKSMREEGGFEVIKKAILNLSLRHADHISAYGEGNERRLTGKHETASINTFSWGVANRGCSIRVGRETEKQGKGYLEDRRPASNMDPYIVISLLAETTLLWEPTLEAEALAAQKLALNV, from the exons ATGGCACAGATTTTGGCACCCACTTCACAATGGCAGATGAGAATTACAAAGAGCTCAACCACTGCTAGTCCTATGACAGCAAAGGTGTGGAGTTCTCTATTGTTGAAACAGAACAAGAGAGGACCAACCAAGAGCTCTGCTAAGTTTAGAGTGCTTGCCGTCAAGTCTGAAGGTTATACCATAAACAGGCTGGAGGGTTTATTGAATTTGGACCTTACTCCATTTACTGACAGGATTATTGCTGAGTACATTTG GATTGGAGGTTCAGGGGTTGATGTCCGTAGCAAGTCAAGG ACAATATCAAAGCCTGTTGAACATCCGTCTGAGCTTCCCAAGTGGAACTATGATGGATCAAGTACCGGGCAAGCACCGGGTGAAGACAGTGAAGTAATCTTATA CCCTCAAGCAATCTTTAAGGACCCTTTCCGCGGTGGCAACAATATATTG GTGATTTGTGATGCATACACACCACAAGGCGAGCCTATCCCAACAAACAAACGCGCTAGGGCTGCTGAGATTTTCGCGAACCAGAAGGTTATAGATGAAGTTCCATG GTATGGGATAGAGCAAGAGTACACATTACTTCAAACCGATGTGAAATGGCCTTTAGGTTGGCCAGTTGGAGGCTATCCTGGTCCTCAG GGTCCCTATTACTGTGGTGCTGGTGCAGACAAGTCATTTGGCCGTGACATTTCAGATGCTCATTACAAGGCTTGCCTGTATGCTGGAATTAACATCAGTGGAACCAATGGGGAGGTTATGCCTGGCCAG TGGGAGTATCAAGTTGGACCTAGTGTGGGAATCGAAGCTGGAGATCATATATGGGCTTCAAGATACATTCTTGAG AGAATCACTGAACAAGCTGGTGTTGTTCTCACTCTTGATCCAAAACCAATAGAG GGTGACTGGAATGGTGCAGGATGCCACACCAATTACAG TACAAAGAGCATGAGGGAAGAAGGTGGCTTTGAAGTTATTAAGAAGGCAATTTTGAATCTGTCGCTTCGCCACGCAGATCATATTAGTGCCTATGGAGAAGGAAATGAGAGAAGGTTGACAGGAAAGCATGAAACAGCCAGCATTAACACATTTTCTTGG GGAGTGGCTAATCGTGGTTGCTCAATTCGTGTTGGTCGTGAAACTGAGAAGCAAGGGAAAG GTTATCTGGAGGATCGGCGCCCAGCTTCAAACATGGACCCTTACATTGTGATCTCACTGCTGGCAGAAACTACATTATTGTGGGAGCCAACACTTGAGGCTGAAGCTCTTGCCGCTCAAAAGCTTGCATTGAATGTCTGA
- the LOC117625603 gene encoding membrane protein PM19L: MTSGGPKSAASILLIVNLVLYFVVIVIASWAVNHGIQRSRDTASVLTIPARIFPIYFPFGNMATGFFVIFSLLAGVVGFATSLTGLHNVVQWDSPNLHTAAASSLGTFSLTLLAMGLACKEIQLGWTDSNLRTLETITIIVSATQLFSTCAIHAGVEDVIVRERGSTGRF; this comes from the exons ATGACTTCTGGAGGGCCAAAATCAGCAGCATCCATTCTCTTGATCGTTAACCTTGTTCTGTATTTTGTTGTGATTGTGATTGCTTCTTGGGCTGTCAACCATGGCATCCAAAGGTCTCGTGATACAG CTTCTGTTTTAACAATTCCAGCGCGAATATTTCCAATCTACTTCCCATTTGGGAACATGGCAACTGGTTTCTTTGTGATTTTCTCCCTCCTTGCTGGTGTTGTTGGCTTTGCCACCTCTCTTACTGGACTTCACAACGTTGTCCAATGGGACAGCCCCAACTTGCACACAGCTGCTGCCTCTTCTCTTGGAACTTTCTCCCTCACTCTTCTTGCAATGGG ATTGGCTTGTAAAGAAATTCAACTTGGTTGGACCGATTCGAACTTG CGTACTTTGGAGACCATAACAATAATAGTGAGTGCAACGCAGTTGTTTTCTACTTGTGCCATCCATGCTGGGGTTGAAGATGTTATTGTTCGAGAAAGGGGCAGCACTGGAAGATTTTAA